Proteins encoded within one genomic window of Lysinibacillus sphaericus:
- a CDS encoding methyl-accepting chemotaxis protein: MIEQLKLMDLKNKNKLMLFTYLASTILGLLGTLSLKPDFWIIFFYSVQIIFYPLLYIVSNRYKKEYVFPYLIVIIMNIFNISLVMIYGGELSTALSIFFFAIFSAVQFNAKIFSIGYSLGFITLGLIYLFPKPEFASEKMTSFVIIYLFIGFLLTILIRMNQNQFKKLQAYSEIAEADAKTKEEHKLHLEREIAIIAESISKINEKVQFGLRSQEEIQLAMNEVSSGSMLQSEQISKIADSAQSNLAAIHSMNDITVRLIDDSIQSSNLAVEGQNKINHLTTEMNSLQNVITNLSENFKTLTEKIEETNQFANDIQQITEQTNLLALNASIEAARAGDDGKGFSVVAQEIRNLADLTNNLTVKISENLTDVNTTNKLAQVNMTKSSDTLHQSVESTKLVNSNFIQLSDILHSLKIKFNEFEHLSNEVAVNSKNVDSSTNDFAAIIEEATATLQQMNASIENITADNHIIAKYIDDTAKSTENIKNTY; the protein is encoded by the coding sequence ATGATTGAGCAATTAAAATTAATGGACTTGAAAAATAAAAACAAGCTGATGCTTTTCACTTATTTAGCTTCGACAATTTTAGGTTTACTCGGTACATTATCTTTAAAACCGGATTTTTGGATTATCTTTTTCTATAGTGTTCAAATAATTTTTTATCCTTTGTTATACATAGTCAGTAACCGATATAAAAAAGAGTATGTCTTCCCCTACTTGATAGTAATCATTATGAATATCTTTAATATTAGTTTAGTCATGATTTATGGTGGGGAATTATCCACTGCTCTTTCTATTTTTTTCTTTGCTATCTTCTCTGCTGTTCAATTTAATGCCAAAATATTTAGCATCGGCTATAGTTTAGGATTTATAACGCTTGGTTTAATTTATCTCTTCCCTAAACCTGAATTTGCTAGTGAAAAAATGACTTCTTTTGTTATCATTTATTTGTTTATTGGATTTCTGTTAACAATCTTAATACGTATGAATCAAAATCAATTTAAAAAGTTACAAGCTTATAGTGAAATCGCAGAAGCTGATGCAAAAACAAAAGAAGAACATAAACTTCATTTAGAACGGGAAATCGCTATTATTGCTGAAAGCATTAGTAAAATTAACGAAAAAGTTCAATTTGGTTTAAGATCGCAAGAGGAAATTCAACTAGCCATGAATGAAGTTTCATCAGGGAGTATGTTACAAAGTGAGCAAATATCTAAAATAGCGGACAGTGCACAAAGTAACTTAGCAGCAATCCATTCTATGAATGACATAACAGTTCGTTTAATAGATGACTCTATTCAATCTAGCAACTTAGCGGTTGAAGGACAAAATAAAATAAATCATCTTACAACAGAGATGAATAGTCTGCAAAATGTGATAACCAACTTAAGTGAAAACTTTAAAACTTTAACGGAAAAAATTGAAGAAACAAATCAGTTTGCCAATGATATTCAACAAATAACAGAACAGACAAATTTATTGGCATTAAATGCTTCTATTGAGGCGGCTCGTGCTGGGGATGATGGAAAAGGATTCTCTGTTGTGGCGCAAGAAATACGAAATTTAGCGGATTTAACGAATAATCTTACTGTCAAAATCAGTGAAAATTTAACGGATGTCAATACAACGAATAAATTAGCACAGGTGAACATGACAAAAAGTAGCGACACATTGCATCAAAGTGTCGAATCTACAAAGTTAGTTAATTCAAACTTTATTCAATTAAGCGATATTTTACATTCATTAAAAATAAAATTTAATGAATTTGAGCATTTATCAAATGAAGTAGCTGTGAACAGCAAAAATGTTGACTCGTCGACAAATGATTTTGCTGCCATTATTGAGGAAGCCACTGCCACCTTACAACAAATGAATGCATCAATTGAAAACATCACAGCTGACAACCATATTATTGCAAAGTACATTGATGACACCGCCAAAAGCACTGAAAACATAAAAAATACTTATTGA
- a CDS encoding response regulator transcription factor has protein sequence MQEAAIFVLEDERAIAEMIEIILRKEGFVNITLCTTIEDGKKAIEQNVFDFYLLDIMLPDGSGLDLAEVIRKQSDAPLFFLTAKSSDADKLRGFMNGADDYITKPFNPLELVARVKVQFTRYMKQKNVSGSHVYTCSRFTFDIDAAEITVDGKKELISGRLFYLLKYLCENEGQVLSKEQIYERVWGDFLFDDNTVMVHIRKLREKIERNPGKPTCIITVRGIGYKLVGDDQV, from the coding sequence GTGCAAGAAGCGGCGATATTTGTGTTAGAGGATGAACGTGCCATTGCGGAAATGATTGAAATTATTTTAAGAAAAGAAGGTTTTGTAAACATTACGTTATGCACGACGATAGAAGATGGGAAAAAAGCGATCGAGCAAAATGTTTTTGATTTTTACTTATTAGATATTATGCTACCAGACGGTAGTGGGCTTGATTTGGCGGAAGTTATTCGAAAGCAAAGTGATGCACCGCTATTTTTTTTAACAGCCAAGAGCAGTGATGCAGATAAACTTCGAGGGTTTATGAATGGCGCAGACGATTATATTACGAAACCGTTTAATCCGCTTGAGCTAGTAGCAAGGGTAAAAGTCCAATTTACTCGATATATGAAGCAAAAGAATGTATCTGGAAGTCACGTTTACACATGTAGCCGTTTTACTTTTGATATAGATGCAGCAGAAATAACTGTAGACGGAAAAAAGGAATTGATTAGCGGTCGTTTATTTTACTTATTGAAGTATTTATGTGAAAACGAGGGGCAAGTATTATCGAAAGAACAAATTTATGAACGTGTGTGGGGCGATTTTTTATTTGACGATAATACGGTAATGGTTCATATTCGCAAGTTACGTGAAAAAATAGAAAGGAATCCTGGTAAACCAACTTGCATTATTACGGTGAGAGGGATTGGCTATAAATTAGTTGGAGATGATCAAGTATGA
- a CDS encoding glucose 1-dehydrogenase, with the protein MGKLQNKVAIITGSGAGIGKEIARKYAQEGAKVVIADFNEDALNATVNEFNEAGFEAFGVKVNVAVEEDIQKMMATTVAHFGRIDILVNNAGVGDNMQAAANVEDAVWQRVMDINVSGVMRAIRQVLPIFIENGGGTIVNIASIAGLTGGRGGLAYTTAKHAVVGMTKNIASHYGSQNIRCNAIAPAHVETGFAAAMTNVDPFGMQQSVRGVQLMPKAGQVSDIANIALFLASEDSGLINGVALAADAGWSAY; encoded by the coding sequence ATGGGTAAATTGCAAAATAAAGTGGCTATTATTACAGGTAGTGGAGCAGGAATCGGTAAAGAAATTGCGCGTAAATATGCACAAGAAGGGGCAAAAGTTGTTATTGCTGACTTCAATGAGGACGCATTAAATGCTACTGTGAATGAGTTTAATGAAGCTGGTTTTGAGGCATTTGGTGTCAAAGTAAATGTTGCGGTAGAAGAAGATATTCAAAAAATGATGGCTACTACGGTGGCTCATTTTGGTCGTATAGATATTTTAGTCAATAATGCCGGAGTTGGTGACAATATGCAGGCGGCGGCAAATGTTGAAGATGCGGTTTGGCAACGTGTGATGGACATTAATGTAAGTGGTGTGATGCGAGCTATTCGACAAGTATTACCAATATTCATTGAAAATGGCGGTGGAACAATTGTCAACATTGCTTCCATTGCTGGATTAACAGGTGGTCGCGGTGGACTAGCTTATACTACAGCGAAACACGCAGTTGTAGGTATGACAAAAAATATTGCCTCCCACTACGGTTCACAAAATATCCGTTGCAACGCAATTGCACCTGCACATGTAGAAACTGGCTTTGCAGCAGCCATGACGAATGTAGATCCATTTGGTATGCAACAATCTGTACGCGGTGTGCAACTTATGCCAAAAGCTGGTCAAGTTTCAGATATTGCTAATATTGCCCTATTTTTAGCTTCTGAAGATTCCGGCCTTATTAACGGTGTCGCTTTAGCGGCAGATGCTGGCTGGAGTGCTTACTAA
- a CDS encoding DUF418 domain-containing protein, producing MTAHRVRFIDAMRGFSLFGILMANLLIFQYGMYGKEKLSDLSFLDTGALYFVKIFIEGSFMPIFTILFGYSLIKMIQSVRNKKGKSRWSILRRAIGLIVLGGLHATFLWEGDILLFYGFITLFLIPFINRKPKTLVIWASVLFVLTTALTYGSDEISAKDDKEMAVYIDKANTTYANGSYQEIFDFRLNVMPPDIDDPVMIYIMILFAPLFFAPLFLLGMGLAKNHAFENMQDEKKWYILGSLFVPIGITCKSISFIDSPFSSMLLVGGSMVLAVGYICLAALLFHFRPIQRLSIAFESVGKLSLTNYLLQTVICTTVFYGYGLGLFGKLGVFGGVILGIAVYSLQCILSIVYLKKFKRGPFEALLRMWTNWSWTGRIKQKGSMSYE from the coding sequence ATGACAGCACATCGTGTACGCTTCATCGATGCAATGCGTGGATTTAGTTTATTTGGTATTTTAATGGCCAACTTGCTCATTTTTCAGTATGGAATGTATGGCAAAGAAAAGTTAAGTGATCTTTCCTTTCTTGATACAGGGGCTTTATATTTTGTAAAAATATTTATCGAAGGCTCATTTATGCCGATTTTCACTATATTGTTCGGCTATTCCCTTATTAAAATGATACAGTCCGTTCGCAATAAAAAAGGCAAAAGTCGCTGGTCTATTTTACGTAGAGCGATAGGATTAATCGTTTTAGGCGGACTTCATGCAACATTTTTATGGGAAGGTGACATTTTACTGTTTTATGGATTTATTACATTATTTTTAATTCCATTTATAAATCGCAAACCAAAAACATTAGTTATTTGGGCTAGCGTATTGTTTGTATTAACAACCGCTTTAACTTATGGTTCAGATGAAATATCAGCAAAAGATGACAAAGAAATGGCCGTATATATTGATAAAGCAAATACTACCTATGCAAATGGCAGCTATCAAGAAATTTTCGACTTTCGATTAAACGTCATGCCTCCTGACATAGATGACCCAGTTATGATTTATATAATGATTTTATTTGCACCATTATTTTTTGCACCATTATTTCTTTTAGGTATGGGGCTAGCGAAAAATCATGCATTTGAAAATATGCAAGATGAAAAGAAATGGTATATCCTCGGCTCATTATTTGTTCCAATAGGCATCACTTGTAAAAGCATTAGTTTTATCGATAGCCCATTTTCTTCTATGTTGCTCGTAGGTGGCTCAATGGTGTTAGCAGTTGGTTATATTTGTTTGGCCGCTCTACTATTTCATTTCCGACCTATTCAACGTCTGTCTATCGCTTTTGAAAGTGTGGGGAAATTATCGCTTACCAATTATTTATTACAAACGGTGATTTGTACGACCGTGTTTTACGGTTATGGACTAGGTTTATTTGGCAAATTGGGCGTTTTTGGCGGCGTTATTTTGGGAATTGCAGTATATAGTTTGCAATGCATTTTAAGCATTGTTTATTTAAAGAAATTTAAACGAGGCCCATTTGAAGCGTTGTTACGTATGTGGACAAATTGGTCTTGGACTGGACGCATTAAACAGAAAGGGAGTATGTCCTATGAATAG
- a CDS encoding L-cystine transporter, translating to MSTLQVILNVALLLACVGILVIMNKKHVKFSNRVFAGLGLGIALGLGLQLFYGIDSEVLTKTTSWYNIIGTGYVKLLQMVAMPLVFISILIAFTKMTIGKNFGKMAALILAILIGTTAVSAAVGILSATIFDLDATQIMQGDAETERGAYIEEKTTGMTAPDLPTQIIELFPANPFLDLTGARSTSTIAVVIFAAFLGFAYLRVARKDSEMAATIKKGIDAVHALVMGVVTIVLRLTPYGILAIMARTVATSDFGAIYNLGKFVIASYVALIIMFLVHLLIISLSGLNPFTYLKKSLETLLFAFTSRSSAGTLPMNIKTQTGRLGVPEGIANFAGSFGLSIGQNGCAGVYPAMLAIMIAPTVGINPLDPVFIITVIAVVAISSFGVAGVGGGATFAAILVLSALHLPVALAGILISIEPLIDMGRTALNVSGSMTAGVTTARVTKELDTEMYNNKAVSAQVSDL from the coding sequence TTGTCAACTTTACAAGTCATTCTGAACGTAGCACTGTTACTTGCCTGCGTTGGAATTTTAGTTATTATGAATAAAAAACACGTGAAATTCTCAAATCGTGTTTTTGCTGGTCTAGGTTTAGGTATCGCACTAGGTCTAGGGCTGCAATTGTTTTACGGTATTGACTCAGAAGTTTTAACCAAGACAACATCTTGGTACAACATTATTGGTACGGGTTATGTGAAACTGTTACAAATGGTGGCAATGCCTCTAGTATTTATTTCTATTTTGATTGCCTTTACGAAAATGACAATTGGCAAAAATTTTGGCAAAATGGCCGCTTTAATTTTAGCAATTTTAATCGGTACTACAGCAGTATCAGCCGCAGTAGGGATTCTTTCGGCTACAATATTTGATTTAGATGCTACTCAAATTATGCAAGGCGACGCTGAAACAGAGCGTGGGGCATATATAGAAGAAAAGACAACGGGCATGACTGCACCTGATTTACCAACGCAAATTATAGAATTATTCCCAGCGAATCCATTCCTTGATTTAACAGGTGCTCGTTCAACATCTACAATTGCAGTTGTTATATTTGCAGCATTTTTAGGTTTTGCTTATTTACGTGTCGCACGTAAAGATAGTGAGATGGCTGCAACCATTAAAAAAGGCATTGATGCAGTGCATGCATTAGTAATGGGTGTTGTAACAATTGTTTTACGCTTAACACCATATGGTATTTTAGCCATTATGGCACGCACGGTCGCAACATCTGATTTTGGGGCAATTTACAACTTAGGTAAATTTGTTATTGCTTCTTACGTTGCGTTAATTATTATGTTCCTTGTTCATTTACTAATTATTTCATTAAGCGGTCTAAATCCGTTTACGTATTTAAAAAAATCACTTGAAACACTGTTATTTGCCTTCACTTCACGTTCAAGTGCGGGGACTTTACCTATGAATATTAAAACGCAAACTGGTAGACTCGGTGTACCAGAGGGGATAGCAAACTTCGCAGGTTCATTTGGTTTATCAATTGGTCAAAACGGTTGCGCTGGTGTATATCCTGCAATGCTTGCAATTATGATTGCACCAACTGTCGGCATTAATCCACTTGATCCTGTATTTATCATTACAGTTATTGCAGTGGTAGCAATAAGTTCGTTCGGTGTAGCAGGTGTTGGTGGTGGTGCAACATTTGCAGCTATCCTTGTGCTATCAGCGCTTCACCTACCAGTTGCACTTGCCGGTATTTTGATTTCAATTGAGCCATTAATCGACATGGGGCGTACGGCTCTAAATGTAAGTGGGTCAATGACAGCAGGTGTTACCACAGCACGTGTAACGAAAGAGTTGGATACAGAAATGTATAATAATAAAGCGGTTAGTGCACAAGTTTCGGACTTATAG
- a CDS encoding MFS transporter: MSANKKRLHFAWLVLLGLCISVGLAKSGLNSSAGLFLSPVSEDIGVGLGNLTLYLSISSIVTMVFLPIGGKLMAKYDTRMLLSIAIILQAGAFALFGMMSSVWGWYILAMPLAVGGVLITVLAGPVLVNQWFKQRSGLALGIITASGGLIGAFTQPLIGNLIATQGWRSAYIIVGVAAIIIIVPTIMLFLRKSPQEKGLLPYGAVDNNNVEKKVETDTSNTGISFADAKKSLSFSLLILFFFIITSIASFSIHIPTYLVNQGFSVKFTGNVMAALMVGVLLGSIIFGYLIDKIGAKNTTVIAMSIGLVSMILLLFFVESTIAIVVAVGLFGFVTACIGTLAPAITSALFGNKNYSQIYSTVSIGLAVAGIIALPAYGYIFDFTGSYTAVLYIIVIMLIMNIVSVLVAFRNKEKMVQNGLWK, translated from the coding sequence ATGAGTGCTAATAAGAAAAGGCTTCACTTTGCATGGCTAGTATTACTAGGTTTATGTATTTCAGTTGGTTTAGCAAAGTCAGGATTAAACAGTTCGGCAGGACTATTCCTATCACCAGTATCTGAAGACATTGGTGTAGGTCTGGGTAATTTAACGTTATATCTAAGTATTTCATCTATCGTTACAATGGTATTTTTACCGATTGGCGGGAAGTTAATGGCGAAGTATGATACACGTATGTTACTTAGCATTGCAATTATTTTACAAGCGGGTGCGTTTGCTTTATTCGGTATGATGAGCTCTGTATGGGGATGGTATATCCTTGCAATGCCATTAGCTGTTGGTGGCGTATTAATTACAGTATTGGCAGGACCTGTTTTAGTCAATCAATGGTTTAAACAACGCAGTGGACTAGCATTAGGTATTATTACTGCTTCTGGTGGTTTAATCGGGGCGTTTACACAACCTTTAATTGGTAACTTAATTGCCACTCAAGGTTGGAGAAGTGCATATATTATTGTAGGTGTTGCAGCGATTATAATTATCGTTCCAACAATTATGCTATTTTTAAGAAAATCACCACAAGAAAAAGGGCTATTACCTTATGGTGCAGTGGACAATAACAATGTAGAGAAGAAAGTAGAAACGGATACTAGCAATACGGGAATTTCGTTTGCGGATGCTAAAAAATCGTTGTCATTTTCATTGTTAATTCTGTTCTTCTTCATTATTACATCAATAGCAAGTTTTTCAATCCATATTCCAACATACCTTGTAAATCAAGGATTTAGTGTGAAGTTTACTGGTAATGTGATGGCTGCTTTAATGGTTGGTGTACTGTTAGGGTCAATTATTTTCGGTTATTTAATTGATAAAATTGGTGCTAAAAATACGACTGTTATCGCCATGTCTATTGGTTTAGTGTCTATGATTTTATTGCTCTTCTTTGTTGAAAGTACAATTGCGATCGTTGTAGCTGTTGGTCTTTTCGGATTTGTCACAGCTTGTATTGGAACATTAGCGCCTGCTATTACTTCTGCTTTATTTGGTAATAAAAATTACAGTCAAATCTATTCGACAGTTTCAATCGGTTTGGCAGTAGCGGGAATTATTGCACTTCCAGCGTATGGCTATATTTTTGATTTCACAGGAAGCTACACAGCTGTTTTATATATTATTGTAATTATGTTAATCATGAATATTGTTTCTGTCTTAGTTGCTTTCCGTAATAAAGAAAAAATGGTGCAAAACGGATTGTGGAAATAA
- a CDS encoding sensor histidine kinase — protein sequence MKPAGKLSLRFVSYFIIFYLLIILGFIISLVVFGLFINERVGDNIHTMSSFEIEDNAIVKNGKSVKIADFLEKRAEENVGQLYLLNNAMEIVDYTGDSCELCSMTDREIMALKRPGMHTWEIPKYYLLFLPTSPLQPMFNEVLQVIREKKEFPSELLERLQANQIAIEIYNERWNRVKVIGEHYKKLHKPQLLDEKYDIFEQAELRQSTSLEDGSTLIVRMPNPSYKPFEEPFNKAMILFVSIFFGGHSILLVGIILLSMSISRQFVRPLVYVISRIERLTQFDYREVSDNKIHHQKTGKLKRKFKLFQPVDESLNHLSERLASNERQIQQSEQLREEWITGLSHDLKTPLSSIYGYSTMLASEEYEWTKEEMRIFANTMREKANYMDLLIQDLTYSYQLKNKAIQLEKVSLALATWLPQFADEQVSIKVYGDVMLEADELLLKRILDNLITNAKKYTPEGTKVLVEAQNIDKGIKLTITDQGPGIPQDELDNLFERYYRGTNTTDDATGTGLGLAITKQLIDLHNGTICVHSDNNGTIFELKFLEKLPLC from the coding sequence ATGAAGCCGGCAGGGAAATTATCACTGCGTTTTGTATCCTACTTTATCATATTTTATTTACTTATCATTTTGGGCTTCATTATTAGTTTAGTGGTTTTTGGACTTTTTATAAATGAACGAGTCGGTGATAACATCCATACGATGAGTTCTTTTGAAATCGAAGATAATGCAATTGTGAAAAATGGTAAATCCGTAAAAATAGCCGATTTCTTAGAAAAACGCGCAGAGGAAAATGTAGGGCAGTTATATTTATTGAACAATGCCATGGAAATTGTCGATTATACAGGGGATAGTTGTGAGCTGTGTAGCATGACGGACCGTGAAATTATGGCGCTTAAACGTCCAGGCATGCATACGTGGGAAATACCCAAATACTATTTGTTGTTTTTACCTACATCGCCTTTGCAGCCTATGTTCAATGAGGTCTTGCAGGTGATTCGTGAAAAGAAAGAATTCCCTTCGGAGCTACTCGAACGCTTACAAGCTAATCAGATTGCGATTGAAATTTATAATGAGCGTTGGAATCGTGTAAAGGTAATCGGGGAGCATTATAAGAAATTGCATAAGCCGCAGTTGCTAGATGAAAAATATGATATTTTTGAGCAGGCCGAGCTTAGGCAAAGTACGTCATTAGAAGATGGTTCAACGCTAATAGTACGTATGCCAAACCCCTCCTATAAGCCATTTGAAGAGCCTTTTAATAAAGCAATGATTTTATTTGTGTCTATATTTTTTGGCGGGCATAGTATTTTGTTGGTAGGAATTATTTTGTTATCCATGAGCATTTCACGTCAATTTGTACGGCCCCTTGTATATGTAATCTCTCGTATTGAACGACTAACGCAGTTCGATTATAGGGAAGTAAGTGATAATAAAATCCATCATCAAAAGACAGGTAAATTGAAAAGGAAATTTAAGTTATTCCAACCTGTTGATGAATCGCTTAATCATTTATCTGAACGTCTTGCTTCCAACGAAAGACAAATTCAGCAATCCGAGCAATTACGAGAGGAATGGATAACGGGTTTGTCGCATGATTTAAAGACACCATTAAGCTCGATTTATGGGTATTCTACAATGCTTGCTTCCGAAGAGTATGAATGGACGAAAGAAGAGATGCGAATATTTGCGAATACAATGCGTGAAAAAGCCAACTATATGGATTTACTTATACAAGATTTAACGTATTCTTATCAATTAAAGAATAAAGCAATCCAGCTCGAGAAAGTATCATTAGCACTTGCCACATGGTTACCCCAATTTGCAGATGAGCAAGTATCAATCAAAGTATATGGGGACGTAATGCTTGAAGCAGATGAGCTTTTATTAAAGCGCATCTTAGATAATTTAATTACCAATGCTAAAAAATACACACCAGAAGGTACGAAGGTTCTTGTAGAGGCTCAAAATATAGACAAAGGCATTAAGCTAACGATTACAGACCAAGGTCCAGGTATTCCACAAGATGAATTAGACAATCTTTTTGAACGCTATTATCGTGGTACAAATACAACAGATGATGCAACGGGCACAGGTCTTGGCTTAGCCATTACGAAACAACTGATTGATTTGCATAATGGAACAATATGCGTTCATTCAGATAATAATGGTACTATCTTTGAATTAAAATTTCTTGAAAAATTGCCCTTATGCTAA
- a CDS encoding SLOG family protein yields the protein MLQRIIITGYKPHELGIFNDKHPGISIIKKALENRLRNLLDEGLEWVIISGQQGVETWSVEVVLTLKEEFPDLKYAVITPFLEQEKNWQEMKQEKYLSLVAQADFVTSVTKKPYEAPWQFTEKDKFIIQNSDGLLLVYDEENEGSPKYIKHLAEKYMETHDYTLLTINSYDLQVIAEEMQQQDW from the coding sequence GTGCTTCAGCGAATAATTATTACAGGCTATAAACCACATGAGCTTGGCATTTTCAATGATAAACATCCTGGTATCTCCATTATCAAAAAAGCTTTAGAAAATCGCTTGAGAAATCTTTTAGATGAAGGTTTAGAATGGGTCATTATCAGCGGACAACAAGGTGTTGAAACATGGAGCGTAGAGGTTGTCTTAACATTAAAAGAGGAATTTCCTGACTTAAAATATGCAGTTATCACACCATTTTTAGAGCAAGAAAAAAATTGGCAAGAAATGAAACAAGAAAAATATTTGTCACTAGTAGCACAGGCAGACTTTGTAACAAGTGTCACGAAAAAGCCGTATGAGGCTCCTTGGCAGTTTACAGAGAAGGACAAGTTTATTATTCAAAATTCGGACGGTTTGTTACTTGTTTATGATGAAGAAAACGAAGGCTCTCCGAAGTATATCAAGCACTTGGCAGAAAAATATATGGAAACCCACGACTATACGCTTCTAACCATTAATTCCTATGATCTTCAAGTAATCGCAGAGGAAATGCAACAGCAAGATTGGTAG
- a CDS encoding cytochrome ubiquinol oxidase subunit I — MNDSAVFWSRALTELTLSFHIIYATIGVGIPLMIMIAQWVGIKNNDEHYLLLARRWARGFVITVAIGVVTGTAIGLQLSLLWPNFMELAGQIIALPLFMETFAFFVEAIFLGLYLYTWDRFKNPKRHLLLLVPVAIGASMSAVFITIVNAFMNAPQGFDIVDGELINIQPVLAMFNPAMPTKVAHVLVTSYMTAAFLLASIAAYRMLRGSAHVYHKKALYLLMKLGLVFSLAALVVGDFSGKYLAEYQPEKLAAAEWHFETEEDASLVLFGVLDGEDIKYAIKIPYALSVLAHNNPFAEVTGLDQFPKDEQPPLYIHYLFDVMVMIGTLLIVVAAVYVLGKWRNWQFVSSKLFKRVIVAGGPLALIAIEAGWWLAEVGRQPWILRGYMKTSEGATTSGQVDTMLILFAGLYIVLAIGSIIALIRMFRDNPIERELAEHKLVEGCEEP; from the coding sequence ATGAATGATTCAGCTGTATTTTGGAGCCGTGCCTTAACCGAATTAACATTATCTTTCCATATTATTTATGCAACAATTGGTGTTGGTATACCGCTGATGATTATGATCGCTCAATGGGTTGGGATTAAAAATAATGATGAGCATTATTTATTACTCGCTCGACGTTGGGCACGTGGATTTGTTATTACAGTAGCAATTGGCGTTGTGACAGGAACTGCAATTGGCTTGCAACTTTCTTTATTATGGCCAAACTTTATGGAATTAGCTGGTCAAATTATTGCTCTACCACTATTTATGGAAACGTTCGCGTTTTTCGTTGAAGCCATTTTTTTAGGGTTGTATTTGTATACATGGGATCGCTTCAAAAATCCGAAGAGACATTTACTATTATTAGTACCAGTAGCCATTGGTGCTTCTATGTCAGCAGTATTTATTACAATCGTGAATGCCTTTATGAATGCACCACAAGGATTTGATATTGTGGATGGGGAGCTAATCAATATTCAGCCCGTACTAGCCATGTTTAATCCGGCAATGCCGACAAAGGTAGCGCACGTTTTAGTAACATCTTATATGACGGCAGCTTTTTTATTAGCTTCCATTGCTGCCTATCGCATGCTACGAGGGTCTGCGCACGTATATCATAAAAAAGCGCTGTATTTACTAATGAAATTAGGGTTAGTCTTTTCACTGGCAGCACTTGTAGTAGGAGACTTTTCAGGCAAATATTTAGCGGAATATCAACCTGAAAAATTAGCAGCAGCAGAATGGCATTTTGAAACGGAAGAAGACGCTTCCCTTGTTTTATTTGGTGTATTGGATGGAGAAGACATAAAATACGCTATTAAAATACCTTATGCTTTAAGTGTATTAGCGCATAATAATCCGTTTGCAGAAGTGACGGGGCTTGATCAATTTCCGAAAGATGAACAACCACCACTCTATATTCACTATTTATTCGATGTAATGGTGATGATTGGCACGTTATTAATTGTAGTGGCAGCTGTTTATGTTCTGGGTAAATGGCGAAATTGGCAATTTGTTTCGTCTAAACTATTTAAAAGAGTAATTGTTGCAGGTGGTCCACTTGCACTTATTGCAATAGAAGCGGGCTGGTGGTTAGCAGAAGTAGGGCGACAACCATGGATTTTAAGAGGGTACATGAAAACATCGGAAGGTGCGACTACGAGTGGGCAAGTAGATACGATGTTAATTCTATTTGCGGGCTTATATATCGTTTTAGCAATTGGTAGTATCATAGCGCTTATTCGGATGTTCCGTGACAATCCAATTGAACGTGAACTTGCAGAACATAAATTAGTTGAAGGTTGTGAAGAACCATGA